The Myripristis murdjan chromosome 4, fMyrMur1.1, whole genome shotgun sequence region ctagcggagagagagagagagagagagagagagagagagagagagagagagagagagagacttggaaGTTGGGGGAGATgggagagagattttttttttttaaaaggcagagtactctgttttttttttttgtttgttttttttgggggggtgggttGGGGGAGGGTGGCCCCACCCTATTATGATGAATAACAATAGGAAGACTGATGAACAGAATCAAGAGTTTGCAATGactcttttaccccatcataaccacaaatacagttttgctctgatgtttgtgcttttgtgtacATTTGCCATCACAACATGAGATTcaagacaggcatttaaaagtgttacattaattcTACAGGTCATCAGTCCTGGCATGAACCTGAGCGGTTTTCtccctcctcagcctcatccttaacaccagtaaacaaagtggtgcgCTTTCCCTTGTGAAACTCTATaggctgcctttaagtcaggctATTTGAGAAATGTTAAGATATTAAGATCCTTTTAGTGTCTACACACTGATGCATTCACTCCCCGTTTGCAGCTCCACAACAGCACCTGCACATTTTTCAGAAGACACTCCTTGGTGAGggcaccctggtggctcacttGGTAAAGCACATACCAtgtgtcaaggctgagtcctaGGTTCGAATcaagcccaggccctttgctgcatgtcatctcctctctctccccctgcctttcctgtctctctcaactgtcactatcaaataaagcagagatgctaaaaaaaaatcttaaaatgaaaaaatagtcCTTGGTTTAACTGAAATAATTTGAGGTTCACTACACCATCACCACAAGTTGTGCTATATCTGAGGCCAGAACCACAATGTGATGAATGCATTACTCTCCGGTGGAAGCTAATTTGAGTTAAATGGGAAAATCTGTTACTGCTGTATCATTCTGTTGCAGATGCTTTGTTGTCTGATGCATTATTGCTTGCACTTGAGTTATTCTTCTGATGTACTTATTATACATGAgtacacaaaaatgaaaattgccCCTCCTAGTGTTTTACCAGCTCTCTGTTAAGTTTCTGAGAGTGATGAGAGCATTCATAAAGTGAATCAAAGTTGGGACAAACATGTATGTAGAAATGCTACGATTGATCACCTCTTATTAGTTCAATCTTAATGCATTTGAGCCATGGGATCCTGTACATAGTCTGCAGTGACATGGATATTTTACAGATTAAATGTGATCCTTTCTGGGGGTTAGATGAAGATAGGTGATCTGACTCAAAGTGACTCTGTAGTGCCTATGAATCTATTTCAAAGGCACTACACAACAGGCTGGGCCAAATATAAGATGGTGCTTAGAGGCAAAAAACAAGCATGCTCAACAAAACATGCTCAATTTTAATACAAAGCCAGGCTATAAAAGAGCTGCTGAGTATGAGGGACCGAGAAAGGGGAAGGCCACATGTCATTAACCTATCatgaaaatgactcaaacaagTGCCAGGCTGAATGcaaatgacaacaaatcaatgacaaaaacagatttcattttCACGAGCACGCTGCACAAACTGTGTCTCACGAAAACACGGCAAACACTACCTAGGGCTGTTGTGGTGTTTCCAATTCATCTGAAATGTAATTTGCACTTCATTTTTGAGCACTTTCTCTTGAGCTTTTATGAAGGTGAGTTGAATTGTTGGAGCATGATTACTTACTTATGCTGTCTGATGTGCTGTATTGAGAACCTCTTTGCAGGGTCATATTCAAGCATTCCTGgaacaaacaaagaaagctAGTATTTTTGGTATAATTTAAGGAGCAGCTGCAATGTTATGTAAATCATGCCATATTTCTCAGAATTTGGTAAAGTAACTCTCCATCTTTTccattaaaacaaatacagcagtTTTACCACAGTATTCAAGAGAGACATTTTGTCAAGGATGCCATTACCTTTGTACATGTTTCTGGAAAATAACcatcatattattatattttccattttacCCGCAGTATGCTTGAGAGAAAATGCTATTTACAAGCTTGTAACTAATGGTGCAACCccaaaaaagacacagagccGCCCTTTACAGCTCGGTATCCTATCTGGGTTGTGTCTGGGGTTGATGGAGCTGAATTCTCATCACACatggcattaaaatgcatctctAGCATACACACTGAAAtctgatttctctctcccttgccaGAAGGCAGGCGGCCACACACGTCATTTCCTCATGTAATATTTGCGTCCCTGACAAATGACGCAAAGTAGTAAATGGCTTGATTCACTTCCTCCTGTTGTATGCATCTTGATGATCCCTTTTAGACAAGTATGTGGCGATTTGAGCTGTGCACTCTTTGTGCTCCCTAGTCGATTCAGCACAAACTTTATTTCCACTCATATAGGTCTTCTATGTGTAGAGCATTTACACTTAAttgataatgtaatgtaaccTAAATGCATCTCTGACCACCTTAAAAGGTGGTTTGGATGATCAATATATTTCTGGTGCATTTGCACTTtgatttaatgcatttttgtgctATCTGATTACAATACAGCACCCAGGATGCATGTTAATGTCAGGTGTAAAGGAATTTGAAAAGAGTCTTACCTCTGAGCAGGCTTGAGAGGAGTGGGCCACAGCCTGCAGGGATACTGTACTCTCCTCTCCCAATGTTCTCAAAAAGCTTGTATATGTTATCACCTTCAAATGGGTACAAACTGGTTGTGATGTTGTATCTAAAACAGAGAGCAGAAGAATGTCCACAAACTGATAACACTGTACATCCCTTTCAAGCTGTAGTTCTACACAAAAATCTTGtcaatttctttctttgtatAACTACATGATTTTTGGCTTACAATCTATCATTAAAAAATTGTAGGACATTATAATCTGCCAATTATGTCAGTGAAGAGAGGTATTTCCAAAGTATAAGGCCCTTGTAACTAATCTTTTATTCTGAAGATGCCATTGCCCCAGCCCTTCAGATGTGGCCTTACAGTGTGACACCTGCTGACCAGATGTCAACCTTGAACCCTGAGAAGGTGTCCAGGCCGTTGGCAATCTCTGGGGGCTGGAACGCCGGAGAGCCCTGGCTCGTCCTACATGTGTCATCCACCGCAAATGGCTCCAGAGcctgaagaggaaagaggaacaACACTCGAATGTAACATGCGAAGTGAAAAACACTGActtgaaattgaatttttttttttttttttcagggatgtAAGTCTTTGTTTTCAATAATATGAAGTGAGATCACCCTTATGAACAGGGTGCAGgatacaaaacaaaacgtataacaaaacaagacaatgcTGAAAAGCTCAATGAATACAACTGAAGGCTCTCTGAAATGGGATAACATTgtacatattaaaaaaataacttaaaaacaTGAACACCAGAAATGAGTCACATCTAGCTCCTAACATACTGACTTCTGCAACACCCAGGTCAGAGATTTTGAGCGCTCCATCCGTGGTCAGCAACAGGTTCCCTGGTTTGATGTCCTTGTGAACAATGCCCTGGCTGTGCAAATACTCCAAACCATCCAGCAGCTGGCAGAAATAACTGCAAATGAAACATGACAGTCCTTTGAAGCAAGCTGCTGTTTAACCCCCCAAAAATATACTTGGTGTTAATGTGGTGCGAGCAATTCTTAACGTGCAATTATAAAATAACTGAGTACCCATGGGCTTGATACACAGGGAACTTCTTCTCAGGGACACTGTCCAGCATTTCTTgcattccacacacacaatactcCATCACCATATACGTAACACAGTCAAGGACAAAACCATTTACATTGCAATAAGAACAGAAAAGTCAATGGCCGTGGCTGTTTCAGTCATCACTGTAAGAACCCCGAAAAGCATTGCTGACAACTTCACCACATAAAGCAATAATTTCATACACATTACTGTTACTGATTAGTATAGTTAACAAATCAGTCTCATCAAGATGACAGCACAAATACCATCATTTGAAGAGACATGTGAAAACTAACTTCAGATATTCAGATATGCATTCCAAATCTAGCCTTGATCATTAATTGAGAAAAATGTAACCAAAATATCACAATTTCTTATAGAAACACAAACCCAAGGGTCCTTTTTAGATTTCACATCTAGCTGAAGAACATGGCGATACAGGGCTTACGGAAAAAACGTGTCATTTAAGTTGAATGAAAAACGCTTTGAACCTTTTACAATCCATCATGAATGCAGGGACATGACTGAGGCTTCTGGAGAAGAAATGAACACTGGGTGTCTTTCCAGCCCAATGGGGAAGAGCGGAGAGATTTGGAGCAGTAAATAGGCAGGACTAATGGCAGTCAGTCTGACACAGAGGGAGATCCTTAGTCACGACTGCATCAGTGGCCTTCTCTCACTGCATAgtgagaggggaagaggagagctCGACAGAGTGGGAGGGGAGGGACggggcagaggggaggagagggagaggaaaggcagaaggcaggggaaaaggtgaaaaaagagagagggagaggggaagcaCTGCCGTATGAGCTGTCGTGCGTCGACATTAAACTACCCCATTAATTAAGCGCTGGAGGGACTTCACATGACCAACACAAATCACGCAGGAAGGAGAGTAAGAGGGAAAAGGTGagaagggaagaagaggaggagggaagctGTGTATAGAGGGACAGAGGGGGATATTCTATCTGGCCTCGTCACTTTTTCTGCCCTCATTGCCGGTTCAATCAGTAACACACATTAAGAGTAAATTGAGTGGATAGATGATGCAGCTGCTTTCAACCAGGCTGGGGCAGGCAGAGCAATTACCACTGCTGAGCCCTGTTTAGCTGGCTGACGTACACACCAACACTGTGACTTCAGACAGGGCTGTGGGTGGACAGAGAGGGGACTGGGTGCGTTCCTTTCTTCTTGACTGACTCAGAATCTGTGATGGTTTCATCAGAGGTAAACTTTTGAACAAAAGCAGGTAGAACTCATATCCTCAGTATTAACTTTTAGACACACTGGGTCTGCACCACATAGATCATAATATGTCATGTGTGCTAGTAACTTTCACCTGTGAACTTACTGATGTAGTTCACACTGTGGCTGAACTACACATTACTGCCAGTCAGAGAGAATTAGCCGAGTacacacaaaaaattaaaataatacagtaaaacacaatGATGCAAACaataaaaggcaaaaaagacaaaataggGCTGAACACATCAGCATGAAATATATCTGAAAACTTTGACTGGTGTGACTAAGCaactaaatgaaaaagaaaacatcctCAAAGACTAATGGTCATGCCACAACTGCCCTTTCACTGGTTGAACACCTCATAATCACTACTTCTGACATGTCAACCGGTGTTCCTTAGGGCAGTGAATTATGACAGACGTCATTTATGCATCTAACAGCAATGCACAAGGTGGAGGCAAACAAATTCAATTTGGTGCTTTTCTGATgtcaaaaataaacactgacgACCGTTTCATGACATGAGAATATCTGCAGCCTTCTGGGAAGGCTGAATGGATTAAGTGTACACTGTCTGAATAAGGGGCAAATGATTAACAGAAATGCTTTTTGAAGAGCCCATGATACTGAGCTTCACTTTTTCCCCTAACAGGTAAAGGATGCCCTCAGCTGGTCATTTCCAGTAATTACAACACTAGAGCAAGGTACTCCCAGCAGGTCACTGCAGTATACAATAGCCCTGTTTCATGTACTAAATGTGTGCTATGtgaatgaatgggagtgaaaGCTCTGGGTATCCCCAAGTGGTAGAAGAACATGCCTTGCATGCTATATTTCACTCTAAAGTCATGGACGAGTCAGTGACAAACTGAAATAGGCCTTACTTACACTGAGTGCATTACAGTATAACAAAATCAGACTTCCGATTTGGATTAGGTAGAGTTTAAACAACTGCCAGTCAGAATCAATCTTAACATATTTGTGTATAATTCAGAAAAAGGATATATCTTCTGCTTCTCCTCATTATACAACACATCCACCAACTGAATTACATTCTTGTGTCGCAACCTTTGCAGCAGCTGGATCTCCCTGAAAATCACAAGAGACATGAAAGTGTTAGACTTACATTTAAGTAACTATTTGAAGGTGATTAAATATAAGACATGCAgaacagaaaatgaagaaaggCAAACATTATAATGTGCTGTAAAGACAAGTCCAAAGTTTAGTTGCTAAGTTATTCATAGCAGCACACTGCCACAGGGTCATCACAATCTGACATACTTTTTAACATTTGCCTCTCCATTAGGGATCCTTCtgagcttcttcttcttgagAATCTTCACGGCCCTCCTACACAGTGTTTCAGAGTCAAGCATCTCTTTAACTTTGCCGTAGGATCCCTCCCCGAGCAGGTCGCCCATCAGGTACCTCCCTATCAGTTTGGCTCGCTTCCTTCTCGGCTGGTAGATGACCTCGGCGGAGTCGATTCTGTGGATGAAGCTGTCCATGCCTACCACCTGGTTCTCAAGGTAGTCCACATGCTGAAGGTCCTCGACACTCATTGCTGCACCTCTACTGGTGCAGAATTTCAGCAGGAATGTCACTAACGCACGCCCTCTGTATAGCCAAAGCTGTTTCAAAATTTGTGGTTGAAACTGAGCAAACAGCAAGAAGAACAGGTTGTAGTAAATGCAAGCCGTAAATGCACACTCTAATACGAGGATTTTAAGTGTAAGTCGGATAATTATGCATGGAGAAACTATGAATCCCAGTGTTCTCTACTAAGTCTACTTCCAGTTCTGTGTTGTTTAAGAAATGCACCCAAAGCTGTAAGCGTCAGGATCTTAAAGTTTGTGGTGGTCTGAAGCTGTGTCAGTGATCTTCGATAGTTATGGTACAGTTTGTTCATCTCAACCATTTCCCTGCAATACCGGGGACTCCCAGTAGCATGATATCTGCATTGTTCTTCTCGAGTTGTCAACTTTGGTGTCAGACCAGAATCTTCTTGTCCTTGACCTGGAAGTGTGTGAAGTTTTTAGCGGATGGTGCTGAGCTGTTTCTCTGAACAATGCATAGTGTCAGGGGCAGGCCGCACTTCACCACCACATCTGGACATCTCTGATTGCTGAACTCCCAGTAGCTTGTCATCCCCTTTGGACATTTTGCTGCCAGTTTCCATGTCCTGCAGATGATAAAAGACAGTTCTGCCTGTAATGCCATCACAGAGTTCACCCGACCTCAATACAAGCATAGAAATTTATAACTACACTCATTTCTTGAGCCGTGACTCTGTTTGAGCTTTTGCACAGCATGTTTGGTTGAAAAGGGTTAAATGAAGTTAGCTATCGCTGACTGCATGTTTAGCCTCACAAATGTCAACTTGACAGCTGGATACTAGCACTGCAAACTGTAAAGCGTCTTATTCTACCTTGAATTGTGTAAAACGCAGCCTTTCGTTGTTCGGCTAGTGTTGCTACCTGGAAAGTCAGCTAGGTCACCAGTAATTAATG contains the following coding sequences:
- the LOC115357766 gene encoding serine/threonine-protein kinase STK11-like → MSVEDLQHVDYLENQVVGMDSFIHRIDSAEVIYQPRRKRAKLIGRYLMGDLLGEGSYGKVKEMLDSETLCRRAVKILKKKKLRRIPNGEANVKKEIQLLQRLRHKNVIQLVDVLYNEEKQKMYMVMEYCVCGMQEMLDSVPEKKFPVYQAHGYFCQLLDGLEYLHSQGIVHKDIKPGNLLLTTDGALKISDLGVAEALEPFAVDDTCRTSQGSPAFQPPEIANGLDTFSGFKVDIWSAGVTLYNITTSLYPFEGDNIYKLFENIGRGEYSIPAGCGPLLSSLLRGMLEYDPAKRFSIQHIRQHNWVRKRHPATEPPVPMPPSADRRDPWRSMTVVPYLEHLHGYREVDEEEEEDEDELFFGENDVMYPQDFTPAGRLQEDRLEPNGHQGRLSAGLALRSLCVNGTDGESDMENLSACRTRQRSERLSSSSSNPSRKGVSTYSRIRRLSACKQQ